In Streptomyces alboniger, the following are encoded in one genomic region:
- a CDS encoding serine/threonine-protein kinase, protein MSSGDQEQTGESGRLLAGRYRVVAQLGRGGMGVVWRAVDEVLHREVAVKELRTFTDAGGPELADLRLRMQREARAAARVRHPGVVAVHDVAEVDGRPLIVMELVDGPSLDDVLRESGALDPREAAAIGAKVMEALAAAHRVGVLHRDVKPGNILLESGGRVVLTDFGIATMEDPGDGSATHLTRSGELVGSLDYLAPERAQGHDPGPASDVWALGATLYAAVEGSSPFRRTSTWSTLTAIVTDPMPEPRRSGALTPVLHRLMDKDPQARPDAESARQLLDAVAGAGAGAGTGSGAGFGPRGGTERSIPSTPPPGFGPPPSVAQPAPRMPVPSVPSVTHPSPQAPSPAHLSPQGPPVTIGETRSTQRPRRGRALPAAVAVAVVLVATGATVVFLNGKDDRGGQSRQDAAPAGSGSTADDGSRGSLGGESKRPRPDKQDEGKSREPDAKRSKGGDKDDTGGAERDKGKAGDKAEDRDEPVSRPDPTAKPSDASRPGDGGGSAEEPVCHPVGGGKYNCSVWTTAKSYTASGTEVGVLNAGTNYFYCQQNLGRRETHGEWTNVWWAKTDDDSGNTGVFVSDVYIKGGDNDKPLPGLPTC, encoded by the coding sequence GTGTCTTCGGGGGACCAGGAACAGACGGGCGAGTCGGGCAGACTCCTCGCGGGGCGCTACCGCGTGGTGGCGCAGCTCGGCCGGGGCGGCATGGGCGTCGTATGGCGCGCGGTCGACGAGGTGCTGCACCGCGAGGTCGCGGTGAAGGAACTGCGGACGTTCACGGACGCGGGCGGACCTGAGCTGGCCGACCTGCGCCTGCGGATGCAGCGCGAGGCCCGCGCGGCCGCCCGCGTACGCCACCCGGGAGTCGTCGCCGTGCACGACGTGGCGGAGGTCGACGGACGGCCCCTCATCGTCATGGAGCTGGTCGACGGCCCCTCCCTCGACGACGTGCTGCGCGAGAGCGGCGCCCTCGACCCCCGCGAGGCAGCGGCCATCGGCGCCAAGGTGATGGAGGCCCTCGCCGCCGCGCACCGCGTGGGCGTCCTGCACCGCGACGTGAAGCCCGGCAACATCCTCCTGGAGAGCGGCGGCCGGGTCGTCCTCACCGACTTCGGCATCGCCACCATGGAGGACCCCGGCGACGGCTCGGCCACACACCTCACCCGCAGCGGCGAACTGGTCGGCTCGCTCGACTACCTGGCGCCCGAGCGCGCCCAGGGCCACGACCCGGGTCCCGCCTCCGACGTCTGGGCCCTCGGCGCCACGCTGTACGCCGCGGTCGAGGGCTCCTCGCCCTTCCGCCGTACGTCGACGTGGTCCACGCTCACCGCGATCGTCACCGACCCGATGCCCGAGCCGCGCCGCTCGGGCGCGCTGACACCCGTACTGCACCGGCTCATGGACAAGGACCCGCAGGCGCGCCCCGACGCGGAGTCGGCGCGGCAGCTGCTCGACGCGGTCGCCGGAGCGGGAGCGGGAGCAGGAACCGGGTCCGGTGCCGGCTTCGGGCCGCGCGGCGGCACCGAGCGCAGTATCCCGAGCACGCCGCCACCGGGCTTCGGACCGCCGCCTTCGGTGGCCCAGCCGGCACCCCGGATGCCGGTGCCTTCAGTGCCTTCGGTGACGCATCCCTCGCCGCAGGCGCCGTCGCCCGCGCACCTGTCGCCGCAGGGGCCGCCCGTCACCATCGGGGAGACGCGCTCCACGCAACGCCCGCGCCGAGGCCGGGCGTTGCCCGCCGCCGTCGCCGTGGCCGTGGTCCTCGTGGCGACCGGCGCGACCGTCGTCTTCCTGAACGGCAAGGACGACCGCGGCGGCCAGTCGCGGCAGGACGCGGCCCCGGCCGGGTCCGGCTCGACCGCGGACGACGGCAGCCGCGGCTCGCTGGGAGGCGAGTCGAAGCGCCCCCGACCGGACAAGCAGGACGAAGGGAAGTCCCGCGAGCCGGACGCGAAGCGCTCCAAGGGCGGCGACAAGGACGACACCGGCGGCGCGGAGCGCGACAAGGGCAAGGCGGGGGACAAGGCCGAGGACCGCGACGAGCCGGTCTCGCGCCCCGACCCCACCGCCAAGCCGAGCGACGCGAGCAGGCCGGGCGACGGCGGCGGCTCCGCCGAGGAGCCCGTCTGCCACCCCGTCGGCGGCGGCAAGTACAACTGCTCGGTGTGGACGACCGCGAAGTCCTACACCGCCTCGGGCACCGAGGTGGGCGTCCTGAACGCGGGGACGAACTACTTCTACTGCCAGCAGAACCTGGGCCGCCGCGAGACGCACGGCGAGTGGACGAACGTCTGGTGGGCGAAGACGGACGACGACAGCGGCAACACCGGCGTCTTCGTCAGCGACGTCTACATCAAGGGCGGCGACAACGACAAGCCGCTGCCCGGGCTGCCCACCTGCTGA